The following proteins are encoded in a genomic region of Chloracidobacterium sp.:
- a CDS encoding four helix bundle protein produces the protein MQDFRNLKVWQKAHELALGTYRVTAEFPREEVFGLRHSLRKTAVDIPAYIAEGAGKQRDEDFAGSLNYALSLAVRLEYYALMAHDLGFIEASVFTDLSEAIIEVKKMLAGFKKTLN, from the coding sequence ATGCAGGATTTTCGCAACCTAAAAGTTTGGCAAAAGGCACACGAGTTGGCCTTAGGAACTTATCGAGTTACTGCCGAATTTCCGCGCGAAGAGGTGTTCGGACTCAGGCATTCACTGCGAAAAACTGCGGTTGACATCCCGGCATACATTGCCGAGGGTGCCGGCAAACAGCGGGACGAAGACTTTGCCGGCTCCTTGAATTATGCCCTTTCTTTGGCAGTGCGGTTGGAATATTACGCATTGATGGCCCACGACCTTGGGTTTATCGAGGCCTCTGTTTTTACTGATCTGTCTGAGGCTATCATTGAAGTCAAGAAAATGCTCGCCGGCTTTAAGAAGACCCTTAATTAA
- the hisS gene encoding histidine--tRNA ligase — protein MASTKPARGTRDFLPADIRKREYVVGIIKEVYERYGFEPLETPAFENLETLTGKYGEEGNQLIFKILKRGEKFTAALSADAKESDLADLALRYDLTVPLARVVANERERLPKFFKRYQIQPVWRADRPARGRFREFYQCDVDCIGSNSPVIEAELISAVKQVLSRLGFADFIIRLNHREVLRGMLDAVGIADDRHGDALIALDKLDKIGSEGVLKEFAERGLIGGERLIALFERLTDAGNMLILEILGDFIGDHAAGKQGLADLDRILSLAATPSVKIDASLARGLSYYTGSIMEINVPDLSGSLGGGGRYDGLIGMFEKEQIPACGFSLGLERILVVMEERGMFPPKIVESTPADVFVTIFSEETIADSLKLANELRGHGIRVTVYPQADKEDKQWKYANSIKVPWIFTVNSTDVAEGMVSFQNLATRERFREPVDKAAVIVKEQLSAVSR, from the coding sequence ATGGCAAGCACGAAACCCGCACGAGGCACACGCGACTTCCTCCCCGCCGACATTCGTAAGAGAGAATACGTTGTCGGCATCATAAAAGAAGTGTACGAGCGCTATGGTTTTGAGCCGCTTGAGACGCCCGCATTCGAAAATCTTGAAACACTCACCGGCAAATACGGCGAAGAAGGCAACCAGCTCATATTCAAGATATTGAAACGCGGCGAAAAGTTCACGGCCGCACTTTCTGCAGATGCAAAAGAGTCGGACCTTGCCGATCTCGCACTCCGCTATGATCTGACCGTGCCGCTTGCACGCGTCGTTGCAAATGAACGCGAACGCCTGCCAAAGTTCTTCAAACGCTATCAGATTCAGCCCGTTTGGCGCGCCGACCGTCCTGCCCGCGGACGCTTTCGCGAATTCTATCAATGCGACGTTGACTGCATCGGATCGAATTCACCTGTGATCGAAGCCGAGTTGATCTCGGCGGTGAAACAGGTGCTTTCAAGGCTCGGGTTTGCGGACTTCATCATCAGACTAAATCATCGTGAAGTGCTGCGCGGCATGCTCGACGCCGTCGGTATCGCGGATGACCGACACGGCGATGCCCTCATCGCTCTCGATAAACTCGATAAGATCGGGAGCGAAGGTGTGCTTAAAGAATTTGCCGAGCGCGGCCTCATCGGCGGTGAACGCCTTATTGCTCTTTTTGAACGGCTTACGGACGCCGGCAATATGTTGATCCTTGAGATCCTCGGCGATTTCATAGGGGATCATGCTGCCGGTAAACAAGGCCTGGCCGATCTCGACCGCATACTTTCGCTCGCGGCGACGCCTTCGGTAAAGATCGATGCAAGCCTCGCTCGCGGGCTTTCGTACTATACGGGTTCGATCATGGAAATAAATGTCCCGGACCTTTCGGGCAGCCTCGGCGGCGGCGGTAGATATGACGGGCTGATCGGAATGTTCGAAAAGGAGCAGATACCGGCTTGCGGCTTTTCTTTAGGACTTGAACGCATCCTCGTCGTAATGGAAGAACGCGGAATGTTCCCGCCCAAGATCGTCGAATCGACACCTGCGGATGTGTTCGTGACGATATTTAGCGAAGAAACGATCGCGGATTCGCTAAAGCTGGCGAATGAACTGCGGGGCCACGGCATCCGCGTGACCGTTTATCCACAAGCCGATAAAGAAGATAAGCAATGGAAATACGCCAATTCTATAAAAGTTCCGTGGATCTTCACCGTTAACTCAACAGACGTTGCGGAAGGCATGGTTTCGTTTCAAAATCTGGCAACACGCGAACGTTTTCGCGAGCCTGTCGATAAAGCGGCTGTGATAGTTAAGGAACAGCTTTCAGCTGTCAGCCGTTAG
- a CDS encoding gamma carbonic anhydrase family protein, which yields MATILDFKDTKPVIHPSVYLADDVFVIGDVEIGEDANVWFGSVIRGDVSYIRIGARTNLQDMTMIHVSQNFGPTIIGEEVTVGHRVTLHGCRVERQCLIGMGATVMDEAHIGEQAIIGAGSLVSPKTVIPPRVLALGVPARVKRDLTDDEIAYLDKSWKNYVELKNIYSAAR from the coding sequence ATGGCCACGATACTTGATTTCAAAGACACCAAGCCGGTAATTCACCCGAGCGTTTATCTTGCCGACGATGTTTTCGTCATCGGCGATGTTGAGATCGGCGAGGATGCGAATGTCTGGTTCGGCTCGGTCATTCGCGGCGATGTCAGCTACATACGCATCGGAGCACGCACAAATCTGCAGGATATGACGATGATCCATGTCAGCCAGAACTTCGGCCCGACGATCATCGGTGAAGAAGTAACTGTCGGCCATCGCGTAACGCTGCACGGTTGCCGCGTCGAGCGTCAATGCCTTATCGGAATGGGTGCGACCGTTATGGACGAAGCACATATCGGCGAACAAGCCATCATCGGCGCCGGCTCGCTCGTCTCGCCAAAAACGGTGATCCCGCCGCGTGTGCTCGCACTTGGTGTACCGGCGCGCGTAAAACGCGACCTTACCGATGATGAGATCGCATATCTCGACAAGTCTTGGAAGAACTATGTCGAGTTGAAGAATATCTATTCCGCCGCGCGTTAA